A region of Ursus arctos isolate Adak ecotype North America unplaced genomic scaffold, UrsArc2.0 scaffold_31, whole genome shotgun sequence DNA encodes the following proteins:
- the LOC125283527 gene encoding putative olfactory receptor 2B8: MEQKNGSSFTGFVLLGFSDRPQLELVLFVVLLIFYLFTLLGNTTIIALSHLDPHLQTPMYFFLSNLSFLDLCYTTSTVPQLLVHLRGTDKSISFGGCVAQLFISLGLGCTECILLGVMAFDRYAAICRPLHYTVVMHPRLCALMASASWVIGFANSLLQTVLTFLVPRCGRNKIDHFLCEVPPLLKLACVDTTANESELFFVSVIILLIPVALITFSYGRIVRAVLRIKSSAGQRKAFGTCGSHITVVSLFYGTAIYAYLQPSNNYSQDQGKFVSLFYTIVTPMVNPVIYTLRNKDVTGAMKKVLCRSHDSR; this comes from the coding sequence ATGGAACAGAAAAATGGCAGTTCTTTCACTGGGTTTGTCCTGCTGGGTTTCTCGGACCGGCCTCAGCTGGAGCTCGTCCTCTTCGTGGTTCTTCTGATCTTCTATCTGTTCACTCTGCTGGGAAACACCACCATCATTGCCTTGTCCCACCTGGACCCCCATCTTCAgactcccatgtactttttcctctccAACCTGAGCTTTCTTGACCTGTGCTACACGACCAGCACTGTCCCGCAGCTCCTGGTTCATCTCAGGGGAACAGACAAGTCTATCTCCTTTGGCGGCTGTGTGGCTCAGCTCTTCATTTCTCTAGGGTTGGGCTGCACAGAGTGCATTCTCTTAGGGGTCATGGCATTTGACCGCTATGCAGCCATCTGCAGGCCCCTGCACTACACAGTGGTCATGCACCCCCGTCTCTGTGCCCTCATGGCTTCTGCATCGTGGGTCATTGGTTTTGCCAACTCCTTATTGCAGACTGTGCTCACCTTCCTTGTACCACGTtgtgggagaaataaaatagatcaCTTCCTTTGTGAGGTCCCCCCACTGCTCAAGCTTGCCTGTGTTGACACGACTGCGAATGAGTCTGAGCTCTTTTTTGTCAGTGTGATCATTCTCCTCATCCCTGTGGCCTTAATCACCTTCTCCTATGGTCGGATTGTCAGGGCAGTCTTAAGAATAAAGTCATCTGCAGGGCAGAGGAAAGCGTTTGGGACGTGTGGGTCCCACATCACGGTGGTCTCCCTGTTCTATGGCACGGCCATCTACGCTTACCTCCAGCCCAGCAACAACTACTCCCAGGATCAGGGCAAGTTCGTTTCTCTGTTCTACACCATCGTCACCCCCATGGTCAACCCCGTTATATATACACTGCGGAACAAGGATGTGACGGGAGCAATGAAGAAGGTGCTTTGCAGGAGCCATGACTCCAGATGA